The segment GGAGGCTTGGTGGAAGAGCGTCGTGTCCTTGCCGGTGACGTCGTAGAACGTGTGGTCGCTGCCGTTGACGGCCACCGTTCGCTCTCGGAGCGGGTAGAAGCCGAAGAACGTCTCCGAGCGGTTCAGGATGTATAGCTTGAACAGGCTGGACGCCCGGTGCACTTTTACCTGAACCGTGGCCGACTGTACGAGACCAAGCTCCGCCAGCATCTCGACTGAGTGAGCAATGCCGCCTGCGTTGGTCAGCGCGATATTGCGCGCGCGCTCCCGGAGCGCGGATTCGTCCTTGAGCCCATCCACCAGGACGGGCACGGCCATGGGCTCGGACGTGTCCGGCAACAGGAGTCGCACGGTGATGGACTCCGGCGCCAGCCGTCCGGAGCGCACCTTGTCGAGGGGTTCCTGCATGGCGTTGTGCAGTGTCTCACTGGAGAAGCCCGCGAAGTCGAGGGTCACCTGCCGCTGCTCGAAGGCTGCTTCGAGGTGGGGGCGAAGACCGACCGGGCGCGAGGTGCGCTCCCGCACGAAGGACCCGCTGCCCTGCCGGGTCACGATCAACCCCTCGGTCCGGAGCAGGTCAAGGGCCTTGTCGATCGTGCCGCGTGCCACGCCGAAGTGCTTGGCGAGCTCAGGGCCGGACGGGAGCTTGTCGCCGGTTTCGAAGCCAGGCTTCTTCGTGAGGATCGAGGCCCGCAAAGAGCTGCTGACCTGCTGATACGGCGGGCGGGAGTCATCCGGGTCGAGGCTCATGCACTCATGCTAAGGCAGATGCCCAACTCACGCGAGAAACCCAGGCATCTTGACCTGCCTAGGCAGGTTGTCTATGTTGAGTGTGTCGCCACCGGGAGATGCGGGAGCGGCAGAGAGGGGCCTTTTTCGGGCTGCTCTGACCTCCACGAACGTGCCTGGAGGGGTGGGGTGACAGCCCCCCGAAGGAAGCGGCTGTTCCTTGAGAACTCAACAGTGTGCTGATCAACGAACGAGTGTCTTTGGTCCCCGATCCGTGCCGCCGCGTGGCGGGTCGGGGGTCATGGCTACTCGTGAGTGACGAGTGGTCTCGGCCCGAGTCGGGGCCGTCGCGCATTCCTTGGCCGGTCGCGCGACGGCCCCTGTGGGCCTACTCAGCCTTTCGAGAAGAGGTAGACCCGTGAAGTCGATTGTTGCAGGCCAGCGTGCCGTGGGCTCCGAGGAGTTCGCGGAGTTGGCGTTGGGTGTGGACTCGGAACTCTTCGCCGGCGTGGTGGGCGAGTCGGTGGCCGAGTATCGGGCCCGGACGGATGTGGCGGTGGAGGTGTTGGCGGACCTGCGCCGGGAGGACCCGGAGCTGGCCGCGTACGCCGAGCGCCTGATGGACACGGCCCCGCGCCCGCTCCACGTGGGCCGCCGTGGTGCCGGCCGTCGTTCGTCGGCGGTGTTGGGGGTGGTGGCGTGAGTCGGGCGGGAAAGTTCTGGATGGTGGCCTCCCTGCTCGGTGTGGTGGGGATGGCGTTTCGGGTGTCGTGGAACGCGCTGAAGGACGTGGCCGGTGCGATTGGCGCGGACGAACTCGCTGCCGGGCTCTACCCGTTGGTGGTGGACGGGTTGATGGCGCTGGCGCTGATCGCCGCGCTGATCCTGACGGGATCGGATCGGAGGTTCGCGCTGCGGGTGCTGGGCGGCTACACCGCCGCGTCCCTGGTGCTGAACTACGTGCACGGGCTCGTGCCGGCACTGCACGGCGGCGGCCGGGTCCGGCTGGCCGACTGGCCGCCCGCGCACTACGGGCTGGTGCTGCTCGCGTCCTGCCTGCCGGTCGGCAGCATCTTCTTCGGATCGGACCTGGTGGCGAAGGTCCTCCATCACAAGCCCGAACCGGCAGAAAACACCCAGAACACCGCGAACCGGTCGGGGTCTGACGTGCCGAAATCGGCCGACCCCACCGACGCGTGGCCGCTGTACGAGTCGGCCGATCCCGAGCCGATCCCCGAGCCCGCTCCCGCGCCGGAGCCGGTGCGGAAGCGGGCGTCGACGGGTGTGCCGTCACGGCCGCGCCGGGCGACCGGATCGGTTCCGAATTCGGCCCGCACCCGGCTGCCGATCCGCACGGAGGAGGAACTCCTCTCCGAGGCCCGATCGGTGACCGCCGACTGGAGCGAGCTGGAGCTGACGGCCGATCGGATCCGCACTGTACTGCGGACCTCCCCGGTCCGTGCGCGGGTGCTGCGGGAGTCGCTGAAGGCCGAACGCGCCGCCGCCGAGCGGCCCGCCCTGCACGCCGTCCCCGACCACGCCGACGCCGAGCCGACCGGGGAGTTGGCGTCGTGAGCCGCCCCCGTTTCTGGGACCGAACGGGGAGCGATTCGGCACCCCGACCTACCCGTGGCGGATGGCACCGGCAGGGCTGATGACCCGCCGCCAACTCCGCGCCTGCGGCCTGCGCCCGGGCGGTCAACCCGTCGCCGCACAGATCCTCTGCCGCTCCCGCCGCTCCAAGCAGCCCCGCGCCGCATACCTGTACCGCGTCGAACTCGCCGCCCGCGTGCGGCAGATGACCCCCGCCAAGGCCACTGCGCTGGACGCCGCGAATCGGGCCCGCCGAACCTGCCCCACCTGCCAGCGCGACGCCGGATACGTCCTCCCCGCGCACCTTGGCACCTGCCTGCCCTGCGCCGACAGCGCCGCTCTCGCGGCCTGACCTCTCTGGAGCACGCCATGTCCGACCTGATCGTGCACATCGACCCGGCGACGGGGCTCCCTGGCGGGACCGTCGCCGTGTTCCTCACCCTCGGCGCCGCCCTGGTCTCCCTCTACGAGAGCGGCGGGAGCACCGAGTACGGCCGCCCCACCTTCCTGTGGCACTGCCTCGGGTGCGGTGACCGCAGCCACTACGCCGACCAGCGCGGCACCGTCCGGGGCCGCGCCAACGCCCACGACGGCGAGTGCCGCGCCATCACCCTGCCCGCACCGATCCGCGAAGGAGTCGCCCGATGAACCGTCACCTCGCCGCCGTCCCCGCCCCGGACGGCGAACCGGTCGACCTGGAGCGCCTGGCGCTGCTGGTCGCCGCCCAACTGAGCACCAACCAGAACGCCCAGCTTCTCGCCGCCCCCGCCCCCGCTCCGGCGCCGGTGGCCGCGCGGCCCGAAGCCGGTGCGGTCGTCTCCCGCATGGGCGGCTACGTCGCGGCCGGCGCGGGTGCGGCGGCGGTGCTGATCCCGGTGCTGCTCGCCACCACGGCCGCGCTGCTGGCGGTCGGCATGTCGGCGCTGGCGCTGGCGGTGGCGGCGCTGGTGATCCGGTGGATCATCCGCGACATGCGCCAGAACTGACGACTCAATACCACCCCCCCTGTCGGTCGAGGAGACCTCATGAAGTGCACCTTCTGCGGCCAGGCCAAGCCGGACGTCATGGCCCGCACCGACCCGTTCGACCTGGAGATCAACGGAACCGTCTGGATCGTCCCGATGTGCGACGACTGCGAACAGATCCGCTGCGACGACATCTAGCAGCGGATCTGACGGCTGCCCGTCCCCTCCCGACCCTTCAAGGGCCGGGCGGGGGTGGGGAGTCGGGATAGTCCCGGCCCCGTATCGGGGAGGCACCGCGATGGCCAACCGCCCGTCCGCACCCAACAGCGGCGCAAGCAGCACCGGCACGAGCAGCACCCGTAACGGCTTCGGCTCCGGGGCGACGTTCTCTCCCGGGCTGAACATCAACGTCAACAAGACCACCGGCGGCCCGCAGATGGGCGCGGCGGCGAACCCCGGCACCGGGGTGGGCCGCAGCAGCCAACTCGCCCTCCCAGAGCCCGCGTTCTACAGCGCGGCGGACGTTCGCTCGTACTGCGAGGCTCTGCGGGCGTTCGCCGCGTACTCCGCGATCGAGATCGAGGTGGGCGCGGAGATCCTCAAGGCCGCCCTGGAGCAGGCCCCGCCGCTGCCCGGCGACCACGCGTTCCGCCAGAAGACCCGGGCTCGCTCGGTGGCCCGGAAGCTCGCCAAGGCCGCCGACGCGATGGCCGACGCCGCGAAGGACGCCGCCGCCGCGTGGGCCGCGTTCCAGCGCGAGTACGCCGACGTCATGACCCCGCAGCGCCCCCAGCCCCAGCACCGCCCCTTCCAGTTCTGATCCGACAGGAGGCCCCGTCATGGGCAGGAACAGCACGAGCAAGAACAGCGACGCCGAGGCCCAGCACCGGGAGTCCCTGGAGGGTGCCAGCACCCTGGAAGGCATCGGCGCGTGGGTCGCGCACCGGGCCAAGCCCTACACCCCGCCGTGGATCCTGGCCGCCGCGACCGGCGTCGCGGGGTCGGTGGCGTGGGTTCCGGCGCACGGCTCCCCCGGCTACGCGGTCGGCCTGACCCTCGGATCCGTCGCGGTGACCAGGGTGACCGCGTGGGCGGGGAAGTCCACCAGGCAGCAGCGCCGCCTCCACTCCGCCGTGACTGTGGCGGCCGGCAGCACATGGTTCACGACGATGGCGCTGGCCGGGTGGAACTCCTTCACCCTGGGGGCATTCTGGATCGGCGGCGGCGCTTTGGCGCTGTCGTGGAACGTGCGCCAGGTGATGCGCCGCAACCCCGAAGCAGTCCAGGCCGGTACCGACGCGGACGGGTCGCTGCTGGAGAAGGTGAAGCTCGCCGGGGCGAAGATCCGCAAGGCGGAGGTGGAGCCGAACCGGGTTAACGCCGAACTCCTGCTGCCGGCGGGTGAGCTGACGAACGATGACGTGGCCCGGTCGCTGGGCAACATCGCGTCCGCGCTAGACGTCGCGCCGACGGCCGTGCGGTACCTGCCCGACCCGGACTCCGCCCGGCGCGGCACCCTCACCGTGGTCCCGAAGGACATGCTCGCCGAGGTGGTCGAGTGGGAGATGCCCACCCAGGTGGGCGGCTCGATCGCTGATCCGCTGGTCATCGGCCGCTACGACGACGGGTCGCCGCTGATGCTGTGGCTGCCCGGCAACCCGCAGGCAGGCCGCAACTCGACGCACCTGCTGATCTGCGGTGGGACCGGCTCGGGCAAGGGCGACGGTGCGCTGAACGTGGTGTCCGAGATCATGGGCCGCCGCGACGTCATCGTGTGGTTCTCCGACCCGAAGTCGTTCCAGGACTTCGGCCCGCTGCGGCCCGGAATGGACTGGGCCGTCGAAGGCGGCGCGGCCACCGAGACCATGGTGACCGCTCTGCAGGCGGTCATTCCCGCCCGCACCCGGTGGCTCGGCGAGCACGGCTACCGCCAGTGGGTGCCGGCCGCTGCTGAGCCGCAGACCGACCGCGCGCACTCCTGCCGCAAGGGCGGGGCGTGCGGGTGCGAGGGCATGCCGTTCCTGGTCGGGTGGTTCGAGGAAGCCGCCAACACCCTGCGGTTCATGGGCGAAGACACTTTCACCGGCATCGCCCAGGAAGCCCGCTCAGCCGGTATCTCGCTGGTCATCTCGCTCCAGCGCCCCAGCCACGACCAGATCTCCACCAGCACCCGCGCGTCCATCCCGTCGGTCCTGTGCTTCGGCCTGGACCCGCGCGACGAAGGCATGGCGCTCCCGCCGTCGGTGCTGGACGCGGGTGCACACCCGGGGGCGTGGGGCAACCGCCGCCCCGGCTACTGCTACCTGGTCACCCCGGGCGTCGAGGAGCAGCGCTACAGCGCCCCGAGTCGCACCCTGCGCTTCACCGGGCAGGCCGCCCGGGTCATGGAACAGCTCGCCGCGTGGGCCCGCCGCAACGGAGCCACCGTCGACCCCATCACCGCGAAAGCCGCGGCCGCCGCCGTCGGCAACGCCTACACCCACCGCCACCCCACCGAGGACGAGCAGGCGGAGGACAGCGTGTACCTCGCCGACAGCGACGACGACCGCGAGCCGGAGCCGGAGGCGGCGGGGCGGGTGGACGCGGAGGACGCCCACCTCGACCCGCAGGCCGAACTCCCCCCGGTCCCCGGCACCCTGGCCGCGATCACGCTCGGCGCGCCGGCGCCGGAGTTCACGCCAGAGGAAGCCCGCGCCGCGATGGAAGGCATCATCGCCGAGTTCGAGCAGCGCGGCGTGATGGTCATCGGCCCGAAGGACGTCATGGACCAGGCCGCCCGCCTCGGGCGCTCCCGTCCGTGGGTGTCGGGCGAGTTCCGTCGCATGGTCGAGGACGGCCGTCTGGTGCCGGCCGCGCAGAAGGGCCGGTACCGCATCACCCCCGCTGCGGCGCTGGTCTGACACCCCCTGACACCTGACACCCGCTGACACCCAAACCCCTAGGCAGACGCGGGTGTCAGAGCGGCCTGACACCTCTCTGACACCCGCGTCTGACACCTGCTCTGACAGTCCGGCGAACGACAACGGCGGCCCCCCTCTGCCAAGAACCGGGGCCGCCGTCTTCCAGCATCCGCGAAGAGAACTGGAGACACCCAGCATGACCCAACCCACCCTCATCCGGGGAGAGCACCTGCCCGTGGCGCTCTCTCTGGCCGTCTCCGGCGTGCCCGTGCTGCCGTTGCGGGCCGGGAAGGTGCCGTTCGGCAACTGCCCGGACTGCGTCGGCAACGCATGCGGCGGCCGGCCGAACATGAAGACCCCTGGCCCCTGCACGTGCCTGGCCCCCTGCCACGGCTGGGCCGCCGCCACCACCGAACCCGGCACCCTCAACTCCGCCGAGTGGGCCCGGGCCTGGCAGCAGGCCGCCGCTGTGGCCTACCACCCGGGCGGCGCCGGAGTCACGGTCGTGGACCTCGACAACCCCGACGCCATCGCCTGGGCGAGGGAGCACCTGCCCGGGACCCGGACCGTGCCGACGACCCGTGGTGAGCACTGGATCTACCGGGGCGTCATGCCCTCCGCCAACGCCGTCCGCCCGGGCGTGGACATCAAGTCGGCCATGTCCTACGCCCGGTGGCTCGGCCCCGGAACCGGCACCACGGCCGCCCTCCCCGATGCGGTGCGCGCCCTGGTGGTGCGGGAGCCCGCCCCCGCCCGACCGACGCCCGTCACGGTGACCGCGTCCGCCGGGGGTGGGCAGTGCCCGCACCGCACGCCGACCTTCCTGGAGCGCGGGATCGCGATGGCCGAGCAGCGCATCGCCGCCGCCACCGCCGCGGTGCACGCCACCGTCTTCGGGGCGTTCCTGGCGGTCCTCTCCACCCACGGCCGGTGCGGCTGCCTGACGGAGGCGCACATCGCCCGGCTGTTCGCCGCCGCCGGCGCGAAGGGCGAGAGCGCCCGGCACTGCGCCGACGCGTGGGCGAACGCTGTCCACAGGCTGGGGATGTAGACCGTGGCCGAGGACGAGAAGAACCCGGGGCGTGAGGTCATCGCCGACTACGCCCACTCCCACTTCAGGTACTTCCGCACCGCTGACGGCACCGTCTACGCCCAGCGCAACGGCAACCCTGTGGCCCGGCCCATCCGCTCCCAGGGCACGACCGGCAGCCACCGCCAGGAACTCATGGTCGGTCTCTACCGGGACGGGCTCGGCGTGTTCAACGGCACCTCGCTCAAGGAGGCACTGGACTTGATCGAAGCACTCGCCCTGTCCGAGGACGTCCAGCCCGTCCACATCCGCGTCGCCCCCGGCTTCGACGGCGCGACGTGGCTCGACCTCGGCCGCGCCGACGGAAAGTCCGTGCGGATCCACCCCAACGGCTGGGACATCCTCACCCCGGACCCGCGAGAGGTGTGCTGGCGACGCACCCAGCTCACCGGCGAACTCCCCCTCCCCGTCAAGGACACCGACGGCAAAGGGCTCGATCTGCTGCTGAGGCTGTGCAACTTCGCCGACGCGCCGACCGAGTGCCTGGCCATCGCCTGGCTGATCGGCTGCCTCGGTCCGTCCGTCCCCGTGCCGGCCCCGTTCCTGACCGGGCCGCAGGGCGCGGGCAAGTCCACCGGCGGCCGGATGCTCGTGCGGATTGTCGAGGGCATGAGCGGTGACCTGCGCCGCGCCCCGAAGGACGAGGAGAACCTGATCGCCGCCGTCGCGGCCGGATGGGTCACCGCCCTCGACAACCTGAGCCACATGACCCCGGACCTTTCCGACGCCATGTGCTGCATCGTCACCGGTGCCGAGAGCGTCAAGCGCGCCCTGTTCACCGACGGCGACGTCCACCGCGCCTCCTACCGCCGGCCGCTGCTGCTGACCGGCATCGACGTCGGCGTGATTCGCCCCGACCTGGCGGAGCGGCTCCTGCCCCTGCGGCTGGAGCGCCCCGCCGTCCGCCGCACCGAGGCGGAGCTGTGGGCCGAGTACGCAGAGGTGCTGCCCGTCGTCCTCGGGTCGCTGCTCGACCTGACGGTGAAGGTCCGGGCGGCCGAGGCGGAGACCCCGACCGACCTGCGGATGGCGGACTTCGCCCACCTGTGCGCGCAGCTCGACGCCGCGACCGGACTCGGCGCGCTGGCCGCCTACCGAGCCAGCTTGGACGACCTGAACGATGACGTGATCGAGGGTGACCTTCTCGCGCAGACCGTTCTCAAGCACGCCGAGACCATCGAGCCGGGCGGGGCACAGCGCATGACCTCAACCGAGTGGCTGGCGTCCCTCAGCCGCCTCTACGCGGGCGACGAACTCCGCTCCCTGCCCAAGGGGTGGCCCACCACCGGAAAGGTCCTCTCCGACCGGCTCAAGCGCCTCCAGCCCACCCTCGCCGCCCGCCGGGTCCTCATCGACACCGGCCGCACCCGCGAAGGCCGCTACCTGGAGATGGCCCGCCCCGCCCCCACGCCCCCGCACGAACGGCACCCGCTGTTCTGACCCAGCCTCAAAGACCGAACAGCAAGAGGAGCACGGCCGCGCCACGCACGGGTGCTCCTCTTGCTGTTCGGCGGCTGCGCCGCCCCAGAACGTGCCGCGCAGCGGCTCCTCCTTCTCGTTCTGAGGCGCACCCGCCCCAGAACAGAAACCCCTTCTTTTGTCCTAAGTAGGAAGACGCTGCGTCACCTTCGTCACGCCGGCCGGAAAACCACCCCCGACCTGCGGCGAAAGCCGTGACGCAGACGACGGACGCTGCGTCACCCCTGCGTCACCGCGTCACCAGATGACGCAGCCCGTGACACACCCATGACGCACACCCCAACCCCCGCGCCACACAAAACCACAGGTCAGAAGCCCGCGTGACGACGGTGACGCTGTGACGCAGAAATCCCCACCTCGGACACACGCA is part of the Kitasatospora cineracea genome and harbors:
- a CDS encoding GntR family transcriptional regulator, encoding MSLDPDDSRPPYQQVSSSLRASILTKKPGFETGDKLPSGPELAKHFGVARGTIDKALDLLRTEGLIVTRQGSGSFVRERTSRPVGLRPHLEAAFEQRQVTLDFAGFSSETLHNAMQEPLDKVRSGRLAPESITVRLLLPDTSEPMAVPVLVDGLKDESALRERARNIALTNAGGIAHSVEMLAELGLVQSATVQVKVHRASSLFKLYILNRSETFFGFYPLRERTVAVNGSDHTFYDVTGKDTTLFHQASGPDDASLGSQYVQQAQMWFDSVWSTIAYERQP
- a CDS encoding DUF2637 domain-containing protein, with the translated sequence MSRAGKFWMVASLLGVVGMAFRVSWNALKDVAGAIGADELAAGLYPLVVDGLMALALIAALILTGSDRRFALRVLGGYTAASLVLNYVHGLVPALHGGGRVRLADWPPAHYGLVLLASCLPVGSIFFGSDLVAKVLHHKPEPAENTQNTANRSGSDVPKSADPTDAWPLYESADPEPIPEPAPAPEPVRKRASTGVPSRPRRATGSVPNSARTRLPIRTEEELLSEARSVTADWSELELTADRIRTVLRTSPVRARVLRESLKAERAAAERPALHAVPDHADAEPTGELAS
- a CDS encoding RRQRL motif-containing zinc-binding protein — protein: MGPNGERFGTPTYPWRMAPAGLMTRRQLRACGLRPGGQPVAAQILCRSRRSKQPRAAYLYRVELAARVRQMTPAKATALDAANRARRTCPTCQRDAGYVLPAHLGTCLPCADSAALAA
- the traA gene encoding plasmid transfer protein TraA, which produces MANRPSAPNSGASSTGTSSTRNGFGSGATFSPGLNINVNKTTGGPQMGAAANPGTGVGRSSQLALPEPAFYSAADVRSYCEALRAFAAYSAIEIEVGAEILKAALEQAPPLPGDHAFRQKTRARSVARKLAKAADAMADAAKDAAAAWAAFQREYADVMTPQRPQPQHRPFQF
- the traB gene encoding plasmid transfer protein TraB → MGRNSTSKNSDAEAQHRESLEGASTLEGIGAWVAHRAKPYTPPWILAAATGVAGSVAWVPAHGSPGYAVGLTLGSVAVTRVTAWAGKSTRQQRRLHSAVTVAAGSTWFTTMALAGWNSFTLGAFWIGGGALALSWNVRQVMRRNPEAVQAGTDADGSLLEKVKLAGAKIRKAEVEPNRVNAELLLPAGELTNDDVARSLGNIASALDVAPTAVRYLPDPDSARRGTLTVVPKDMLAEVVEWEMPTQVGGSIADPLVIGRYDDGSPLMLWLPGNPQAGRNSTHLLICGGTGSGKGDGALNVVSEIMGRRDVIVWFSDPKSFQDFGPLRPGMDWAVEGGAATETMVTALQAVIPARTRWLGEHGYRQWVPAAAEPQTDRAHSCRKGGACGCEGMPFLVGWFEEAANTLRFMGEDTFTGIAQEARSAGISLVISLQRPSHDQISTSTRASIPSVLCFGLDPRDEGMALPPSVLDAGAHPGAWGNRRPGYCYLVTPGVEEQRYSAPSRTLRFTGQAARVMEQLAAWARRNGATVDPITAKAAAAAVGNAYTHRHPTEDEQAEDSVYLADSDDDREPEPEAAGRVDAEDAHLDPQAELPPVPGTLAAITLGAPAPEFTPEEARAAMEGIIAEFEQRGVMVIGPKDVMDQAARLGRSRPWVSGEFRRMVEDGRLVPAAQKGRYRITPAAALV
- a CDS encoding bifunctional DNA primase/polymerase, producing MTQPTLIRGEHLPVALSLAVSGVPVLPLRAGKVPFGNCPDCVGNACGGRPNMKTPGPCTCLAPCHGWAAATTEPGTLNSAEWARAWQQAAAVAYHPGGAGVTVVDLDNPDAIAWAREHLPGTRTVPTTRGEHWIYRGVMPSANAVRPGVDIKSAMSYARWLGPGTGTTAALPDAVRALVVREPAPARPTPVTVTASAGGGQCPHRTPTFLERGIAMAEQRIAAATAAVHATVFGAFLAVLSTHGRCGCLTEAHIARLFAAAGAKGESARHCADAWANAVHRLGM
- a CDS encoding ATP-binding protein translates to MAEDEKNPGREVIADYAHSHFRYFRTADGTVYAQRNGNPVARPIRSQGTTGSHRQELMVGLYRDGLGVFNGTSLKEALDLIEALALSEDVQPVHIRVAPGFDGATWLDLGRADGKSVRIHPNGWDILTPDPREVCWRRTQLTGELPLPVKDTDGKGLDLLLRLCNFADAPTECLAIAWLIGCLGPSVPVPAPFLTGPQGAGKSTGGRMLVRIVEGMSGDLRRAPKDEENLIAAVAAGWVTALDNLSHMTPDLSDAMCCIVTGAESVKRALFTDGDVHRASYRRPLLLTGIDVGVIRPDLAERLLPLRLERPAVRRTEAELWAEYAEVLPVVLGSLLDLTVKVRAAEAETPTDLRMADFAHLCAQLDAATGLGALAAYRASLDDLNDDVIEGDLLAQTVLKHAETIEPGGAQRMTSTEWLASLSRLYAGDELRSLPKGWPTTGKVLSDRLKRLQPTLAARRVLIDTGRTREGRYLEMARPAPTPPHERHPLF